A window of Pelagicoccus enzymogenes contains these coding sequences:
- a CDS encoding PAS domain S-box protein, with protein sequence MTEDEANSNVAGGLESLGCLEQSTAEALLRTLDEHVIVGVTDAKGVITYANKQFCEISQYSSEELVGKTHRVINSGYHPSSFWKAVWSTIKSGTSWKGQVCNRAKDGSLYWVQTTIHPIVGASGEIEQYVAFRTDISSQKEVENKLRNSQMHLQEASRVAKVGSWEVDLVAGKVSWSWTTKMIHEVAPDYEPTMEAGIEFYPEGPHRDRITYLVERAISTGEPFDEELLIRTAAGKPRWVRTIGQAESVNGQCVRLYGVFQDIDSNRRLLEESERTASLLSNLVDSATEFGLIATDPEGVITLFNAGAEKLLGYRAGELVGKVTPAVIHLESEVEQRSIELSERFGKPVSGFEAFVKVSIEEGSEQREWTYVRKDGSHVPVLLVVTPMRGKHGEISGFLGISRDLSAQRKAENELKDSEERFRRSFEFSGIGMAIVSMEGRWIQVNRSLLEMLGYERDELLKLTFQDITHPDDLEADLELLEETVAGTRQSYSMEKRYFHANGEIIWVKLNVSLVSDVEGRPIHFVSQIENISDSKRLASQMQAVSERLALATRAGGVGIWDYDIQKESLIWDEQMLKLYGVTRDQFAGDISDWRKGIHPEDFAATVKLVEAAVAGEKEFNTHFRVVWADGTVRHLRALAIVQRDEKGNATRMVGTNWDVTDSVKQREELRQMAEQAEEASRAKSQFLANMSHEIRTPINGVIGMTSLLLDSPGLSDEQIRKARVIQSSGEALLALINDILDFSKIEAGKLDLEILDFDLRETLEDLNALLALKAKEKKLRFTCRADSAVPDCLRGDPARLRQILLNLAGNAIKFTNEGSVKVEVSLESRDLSEAELRFVVTDSGIGISSDKVKTLFQEFTQADSSTTRLYGGTGLGLAISKQLVHLMNGEIGVESDLGRGSKFWFTVRFPYKGVEHEEGLHRRLRGKSALVVGLGQSQRVELQEYLEVWELRSTVCASPREALLALREEASVRKRFDFLFFDPKDDPEIVVQLLEEARRIQPSPLPRMVLFATGAFETADKDWVCLRQPYRRLELYNVMVAGLEKEEPKVAESGNPAPACFSSLNARVLVAEDNVVNQMVVRGILGKFGIHADTVANGLEALEALQRIPYDLVVMDVQMPELDGLEASRRIRAGVAGEGAKSVPIIALTAHARPEDKQDCLDAGMNEYVSKPVAPKELFKALSRFLVDESDSEDGIGNSDTDTVDTSVFDRAQLIAGMMDDEALAREIAELSLVDLRRHRDHLEATFRSGNMGEILRSAHSIRGVSAHACCGRLNRFSTSMEEEARKGNLQALQASLAELMELLEEGMEALQAFLDESRAG encoded by the coding sequence ATGACCGAAGACGAAGCAAACTCCAACGTTGCGGGCGGCTTGGAGAGCCTTGGATGCTTGGAGCAGTCGACGGCTGAGGCCTTGTTGCGGACCTTGGACGAGCATGTGATCGTGGGAGTGACGGACGCGAAAGGCGTGATCACCTACGCGAACAAGCAGTTTTGCGAGATCAGCCAGTACTCGAGCGAGGAGCTGGTGGGCAAGACGCACCGCGTGATCAACTCCGGCTACCATCCGAGTTCCTTCTGGAAGGCGGTTTGGAGCACGATCAAGTCGGGGACGAGCTGGAAGGGGCAGGTTTGCAATCGGGCTAAGGACGGGAGCCTTTACTGGGTGCAGACGACCATTCACCCGATCGTGGGAGCCAGTGGCGAGATCGAGCAGTACGTGGCGTTTCGCACGGACATTTCTTCCCAGAAGGAGGTGGAAAACAAGCTGCGCAATTCTCAGATGCACCTGCAGGAAGCCTCACGGGTGGCGAAGGTGGGCTCCTGGGAAGTGGACCTGGTGGCGGGGAAGGTTTCCTGGTCGTGGACGACCAAGATGATCCACGAGGTGGCGCCGGACTACGAGCCGACCATGGAAGCGGGAATCGAGTTCTATCCGGAGGGGCCGCATCGCGATCGTATCACCTATTTGGTGGAGCGAGCGATCTCGACGGGCGAGCCCTTCGACGAGGAGTTGTTGATCCGGACCGCTGCCGGTAAACCGAGGTGGGTGCGGACGATCGGCCAAGCGGAATCGGTTAATGGGCAGTGCGTGCGGCTGTATGGCGTTTTTCAGGACATCGACAGCAATCGCAGGTTGCTCGAGGAGAGCGAGCGGACTGCTTCGCTATTGAGCAACTTGGTCGACTCTGCCACGGAGTTCGGACTCATCGCTACCGATCCGGAAGGCGTTATCACCCTGTTCAATGCTGGGGCGGAGAAGTTGCTCGGCTACCGGGCGGGGGAGTTGGTGGGAAAGGTCACGCCGGCCGTCATCCATCTCGAGAGCGAGGTAGAGCAAAGGTCGATCGAGCTTTCGGAAAGGTTTGGAAAGCCGGTTTCTGGGTTTGAGGCCTTCGTGAAAGTCTCGATTGAGGAAGGAAGCGAGCAAAGGGAATGGACTTACGTACGCAAGGACGGCTCCCATGTCCCGGTGTTGCTGGTTGTAACTCCCATGCGCGGCAAGCACGGGGAGATTTCGGGCTTTTTGGGAATTTCGCGGGACCTCTCCGCTCAACGCAAGGCCGAGAACGAGTTGAAGGACAGCGAGGAACGGTTTCGCCGCTCCTTCGAATTCTCGGGCATCGGCATGGCTATCGTGTCGATGGAAGGGCGTTGGATCCAAGTGAACCGCTCTCTGCTCGAGATGCTGGGGTACGAGCGCGACGAGCTACTGAAGCTTACGTTCCAGGACATCACCCACCCCGACGATTTGGAAGCGGACCTCGAGTTGCTGGAGGAAACGGTCGCTGGAACGCGTCAGAGCTACAGCATGGAGAAGCGCTACTTCCATGCGAACGGGGAAATTATCTGGGTGAAGCTCAACGTTTCGCTGGTTTCCGACGTGGAAGGCAGGCCGATCCACTTCGTCTCCCAGATCGAGAATATCTCGGACAGCAAGCGGCTGGCCAGCCAGATGCAGGCGGTGAGCGAACGTTTGGCCCTCGCCACCCGGGCGGGCGGAGTGGGGATTTGGGATTACGACATCCAGAAGGAGTCTCTTATTTGGGACGAGCAGATGCTCAAGCTCTACGGAGTGACGCGGGATCAGTTCGCGGGCGACATTTCCGACTGGCGGAAGGGGATCCATCCGGAAGACTTCGCTGCAACAGTGAAACTGGTGGAGGCGGCGGTTGCTGGCGAAAAGGAGTTCAACACGCACTTCCGCGTGGTTTGGGCGGATGGAACGGTGCGGCACTTGCGGGCCTTGGCGATCGTGCAGCGAGACGAGAAGGGAAACGCGACCCGCATGGTGGGAACGAACTGGGACGTCACGGATTCCGTCAAGCAGCGCGAGGAGCTGAGGCAAATGGCGGAGCAGGCGGAGGAGGCCAGCCGGGCCAAGAGCCAGTTCCTCGCCAACATGAGCCACGAGATCCGCACCCCAATCAACGGCGTGATCGGCATGACGTCCTTGCTGCTGGATTCCCCTGGGCTAAGCGACGAGCAAATCCGCAAGGCTCGGGTCATCCAGTCGAGCGGGGAAGCTTTGCTGGCCTTGATCAACGATATCTTGGACTTTTCCAAAATCGAAGCGGGCAAGCTCGACCTCGAGATTCTCGACTTCGACTTGCGCGAGACCTTGGAGGACTTGAACGCGCTGTTGGCATTGAAGGCCAAGGAGAAGAAGTTGAGGTTTACCTGCCGCGCGGACAGCGCCGTGCCAGACTGCTTGAGGGGCGACCCTGCACGTTTGCGCCAGATCTTGCTGAACCTTGCGGGCAACGCCATCAAGTTTACGAACGAAGGCAGCGTGAAGGTGGAAGTGTCGCTCGAATCGCGTGACCTGAGCGAAGCGGAGCTCCGTTTCGTGGTGACGGACTCTGGTATTGGCATCAGCTCGGACAAGGTGAAGACGCTCTTCCAGGAGTTTACCCAAGCCGATTCCAGCACGACGCGTCTTTACGGTGGAACAGGGCTAGGCTTGGCGATCAGCAAGCAGCTGGTTCACTTGATGAATGGCGAGATCGGGGTCGAAAGCGACTTGGGGCGCGGCTCCAAGTTCTGGTTCACGGTTCGCTTTCCGTACAAGGGGGTTGAGCACGAGGAAGGGCTGCATCGCCGTTTGAGGGGAAAGTCCGCCCTAGTGGTGGGGCTGGGGCAAAGCCAGCGAGTGGAATTGCAGGAGTACCTCGAAGTATGGGAGCTGCGCTCCACGGTCTGCGCGTCTCCGCGCGAGGCATTGCTGGCGTTGCGGGAGGAGGCGAGCGTAAGAAAGCGCTTCGACTTTCTGTTCTTTGACCCGAAGGACGACCCTGAAATCGTTGTCCAGCTCTTGGAAGAGGCGCGTCGCATCCAACCCAGCCCGCTGCCTCGTATGGTCTTGTTCGCGACCGGCGCCTTCGAAACGGCGGACAAGGATTGGGTTTGCCTGCGCCAGCCTTACCGTAGATTGGAGCTCTACAATGTCATGGTGGCGGGACTGGAGAAAGAGGAGCCCAAGGTGGCCGAATCAGGAAATCCGGCGCCTGCCTGCTTCTCCTCCCTCAATGCGAGAGTGCTGGTGGCCGAGGACAATGTGGTGAACCAGATGGTTGTGCGCGGAATTCTCGGAAAGTTCGGGATCCATGCCGACACCGTTGCAAACGGCCTGGAGGCCTTGGAAGCATTGCAGCGAATTCCCTACGATCTGGTGGTCATGGACGTGCAAATGCCGGAACTCGATGGGCTCGAAGCGAGTCGCCGTATCCGAGCCGGGGTGGCTGGAGAGGGGGCGAAGTCGGTCCCAATCATCGCCTTGACGGCTCACGCGCGTCCCGAGGACAAGCAAGACTGTCTCGACGCCGGGATGAACGAGTATGTTTCCAAGCCTGTCGCGCCCAAGGAGCTGTTCAAGGCCTTAAGCCGTTTCCTGGTCGATGAAAGCGATTCGGAAGACGGTATCGGGAATTCTGATACGGACACGGTGGACACCAGCGTTTTCGACCGAGCTCAGCTGATAGCGGGAATGATGGACGACGAGGCGCTCGCCCGCGAAATAGCAGAGCTGTCGCTGGTCGATTTGAGGAGGCATCGAGACCACTTGGAGGCCACGTTTCGTTCTGGCAACATGGGCGAAATTTTACGCAGCGCCCATTCGATCAGAGGCGTGTCTGCTCATGCATGCTGCGGCCGCTTGAATCGCTTCTCCACCTCAATGGAGGAGGAAGCTCGCAAGGGGAACCTGCAGGCCCTGCAAGCGAGCCTTGCGGAATTGATGGAGCTCTTGGAAGAGGGGATGGAAGCGCTTCAGGCGTTTCTCGACGAATCTCGTGCTGGCTAG
- the purU gene encoding formyltetrahydrofolate deformylase, with protein sequence MNSSPSRLVALLSGPDQKGLVSKVSGWIFNNGGNIIHADQHRDAQAGVFFQRVEWSIDDGSDPRETASAFQSFGDSIGMKTKVAISGDKPKVAIFVSKFDHCFHDLILRWKSGEYPCEISLIVSNHKDLEEVSKTYGIPYHYIPVTKANKADAEAKQLALLKQEGIELVIMARYMQVLSPIFLDTFGKPVINIHHSFLPAFAGAKPYHQAHSRGVKLIGATAHYATPDLDQGPIIHQSVAHVTHRNSVEDLVRKGRNLEKLTLAQAVSWHLENRILVYENKTVVFD encoded by the coding sequence ATGAACTCATCTCCCTCACGCCTCGTCGCCCTCCTATCCGGCCCAGACCAAAAGGGTCTCGTATCCAAAGTTTCAGGATGGATCTTCAACAACGGGGGCAACATCATCCACGCCGACCAACACCGCGACGCCCAAGCGGGCGTGTTTTTCCAGAGAGTGGAGTGGTCCATCGACGACGGGTCGGATCCCCGCGAGACCGCCAGCGCCTTCCAGTCGTTCGGCGACTCGATCGGCATGAAAACCAAGGTCGCCATTTCCGGAGACAAGCCAAAGGTCGCCATATTCGTTTCCAAGTTCGACCACTGCTTCCACGATCTGATCCTTCGCTGGAAGTCCGGAGAGTACCCCTGCGAAATCTCCCTTATCGTTTCCAACCACAAGGACCTCGAAGAGGTATCCAAAACCTACGGTATCCCCTACCACTACATTCCCGTCACCAAGGCGAACAAGGCTGACGCGGAAGCCAAGCAGCTCGCCTTGCTCAAGCAGGAAGGCATCGAGCTCGTGATTATGGCCCGCTATATGCAAGTGCTCAGTCCCATCTTTTTGGATACCTTCGGAAAACCGGTCATCAATATCCATCACAGCTTCCTCCCCGCCTTCGCCGGAGCCAAACCCTACCACCAAGCCCACAGCCGCGGGGTGAAGCTCATCGGAGCCACCGCCCACTACGCCACGCCTGACCTCGACCAGGGCCCGATCATCCACCAAAGCGTCGCCCACGTCACCCACCGAAACTCGGTCGAGGACTTGGTGCGAAAGGGGCGCAACCTGGAAAAGCTCACCCTGGCGCAAGCGGTCAGCTGGCATCTGGAAAACCGAATCCTCGTCTACGAAAACAAGACCGTCGTATTCGACTAG
- a CDS encoding DUF3450 family protein encodes MLYRNRVSSRLLRFSLGGIALVWGAGVSFGQSSASGVGQLESQTDRWISLQSKIAKVEADWKSEKAMLESSIKLLEAEQATLQENLKANKAASDVFVANRDRIRSRVEERRAGLRTLSTPLDTIESTLRELMPRLPSPLRNEVKAHLSRIDSSDAESAASTPTRVQALVAALSAVDRFSNSLTSARISRPGPSSGEVSVRVLYWGLAGAYGVDDANRRAWVISPGATGWEWEERSDIYDDVFELLKGYESETDSPRMISLPASIEQ; translated from the coding sequence ATGTTGTACCGAAACCGAGTCTCCTCACGTCTACTTCGTTTTAGCCTTGGAGGGATCGCATTGGTCTGGGGAGCGGGCGTCTCCTTTGGGCAGTCGTCCGCGTCAGGGGTGGGCCAACTGGAATCGCAAACCGATCGCTGGATCTCGCTCCAGTCCAAGATCGCCAAGGTGGAAGCGGACTGGAAGAGCGAGAAAGCCATGTTGGAAAGCTCGATCAAGCTCTTGGAAGCGGAGCAAGCGACGCTGCAGGAGAACCTGAAGGCCAACAAGGCAGCCAGCGACGTTTTCGTAGCGAACCGAGACCGCATTCGATCTCGGGTCGAGGAACGTCGCGCGGGCTTGCGCACGCTGTCGACTCCCTTGGATACAATCGAGTCGACCTTGAGGGAGCTGATGCCGCGTTTGCCGTCCCCTCTACGGAACGAAGTGAAGGCCCACCTCAGCCGTATCGATTCTTCGGATGCGGAATCGGCCGCCTCTACTCCCACGCGGGTCCAAGCCTTGGTTGCAGCCTTGTCGGCGGTGGATCGATTCAGCAACTCGCTGACGAGCGCCCGGATCAGCCGGCCGGGGCCGAGCTCTGGAGAGGTGAGCGTGCGGGTCCTCTATTGGGGCTTGGCGGGCGCCTACGGGGTGGACGATGCGAACCGCCGCGCCTGGGTGATCTCTCCTGGCGCGACCGGGTGGGAATGGGAGGAGCGCAGCGACATTTACGACGATGTATTCGAGCTATTGAAAGGCTACGAAAGCGAGACGGACAGCCCTCGGATGATTTCCTTGCCCGCGTCGATCGAACAATAA
- a CDS encoding MotA/TolQ/ExbB proton channel family protein, with amino-acid sequence MTDPIPLSKHFIALFSIAVIGSEALAPANAVAKDIDEIAPEIEQLVDSSLKEYQSLEESIAEEKVPMVIRLSELEEANLQLRSEVESYRFLSDKLNLEIGELTEEGRALTSQVDYVESALENFLVKFESRINMAEGQRFFDELESLRAKTSDPQADVSQRFEGFVSAMEMSLQRAERALGGELFPGKAIDSEGRIFAGQVAIWGPSSYFLSDDTQQAGVMSYNPGALEPGVTFLEGEAAGALAAFITNRSGEVPLDATLGDALTFEVSRGNVVSHIKQGGIVGYFILLLGAIAAGVSLVKLRDLKGFSAPSAETIEELSRLAQEDKMPEAASKLEAIPGVAKDVLATGLRNINKNVLLLEETMLSVILRAKPKMERYLPFLAITAAASPLLGLLGTVVGLIKTFALITLYGAGAPNALSSGISEALITTELGLIVAIPTLILHGLFSRVIRTRIGVLEQVAFDFVETTNVEAPRKEA; translated from the coding sequence ATGACAGATCCCATACCTCTCTCGAAACACTTCATCGCTCTGTTTTCGATAGCGGTGATAGGATCAGAGGCGCTCGCGCCAGCCAACGCGGTGGCCAAGGATATTGACGAGATTGCTCCCGAGATCGAGCAGTTGGTCGACAGCAGCTTGAAGGAGTACCAATCGCTGGAAGAGTCGATCGCGGAAGAGAAGGTTCCTATGGTTATCCGTTTGTCGGAGCTGGAGGAAGCGAACCTGCAGTTGCGCTCCGAGGTCGAGAGCTACCGTTTTCTCAGCGACAAGTTGAATCTGGAAATCGGGGAACTCACGGAGGAAGGAAGGGCTTTGACCAGTCAGGTCGATTACGTCGAATCGGCTTTGGAGAACTTTTTGGTGAAGTTCGAGAGCCGGATCAACATGGCCGAGGGCCAGCGCTTTTTCGACGAACTTGAATCCTTACGGGCCAAGACCTCGGATCCACAGGCTGACGTGTCTCAGCGATTCGAGGGATTCGTGAGCGCCATGGAAATGTCCCTGCAGCGGGCGGAACGCGCGCTGGGCGGGGAGCTGTTTCCCGGCAAAGCCATCGACTCGGAAGGCCGTATCTTCGCTGGACAGGTAGCGATCTGGGGACCAAGCAGCTATTTCCTGAGCGACGATACGCAGCAAGCAGGGGTGATGAGCTACAACCCGGGAGCCTTGGAGCCGGGAGTGACCTTTTTGGAAGGCGAGGCGGCCGGCGCCTTAGCCGCCTTCATAACCAACCGATCGGGAGAAGTGCCGCTCGACGCTACTTTAGGCGACGCTCTTACTTTTGAGGTTTCGCGAGGAAACGTCGTCTCGCACATCAAGCAGGGCGGAATCGTGGGTTACTTCATCTTGCTGCTGGGGGCCATCGCTGCGGGGGTGAGCCTCGTCAAGCTACGCGACTTGAAAGGCTTCTCCGCGCCTTCAGCCGAAACGATCGAGGAGTTGTCCCGTTTGGCTCAGGAGGATAAGATGCCGGAAGCTGCCTCCAAGTTGGAAGCGATTCCAGGCGTGGCCAAGGACGTGCTGGCGACCGGTCTGCGCAACATTAATAAGAATGTTCTCTTGCTGGAGGAAACGATGTTGAGCGTGATTCTGCGGGCCAAGCCCAAGATGGAGCGCTACCTGCCCTTCCTTGCGATCACTGCTGCTGCGTCCCCCTTGCTCGGCTTGCTCGGTACCGTGGTGGGCTTGATCAAAACCTTTGCCCTCATCACGCTCTATGGAGCGGGGGCTCCCAACGCCTTGTCCTCCGGCATTTCGGAAGCTCTGATCACCACGGAGCTCGGCTTGATCGTGGCTATTCCCACTCTGATTTTGCACGGGCTCTTCTCGCGAGTGATCCGTACGCGTATCGGAGTATTGGAGCAGGTAGCCTTCGATTTCGTAGAAACCACCAACGTCGAAGCTCCACGAAAGGAAGCCTAA
- a CDS encoding MotA/TolQ/ExbB proton channel family protein, translating into MESLGNFLHALRTGGPIMYLLAALSYVLYWQVITILLYVLKVRLQTFVDNNKLRADLSSTDASRVELLLIRYEEVQLQFRDFIKNRLRFTGVLLIAAPLLGLLGTVLGMLDMFNGLSLRAGHQTTLIVAEGVKKSLITTQTGLTIAIPALFFVYWVRRVANRRELELLEHKVIATETLTTDSDA; encoded by the coding sequence ATGGAGTCGCTGGGCAATTTCCTACACGCGCTGAGAACCGGGGGGCCGATCATGTACCTGCTGGCTGCCTTGTCCTATGTGCTCTACTGGCAGGTGATCACAATTTTGCTCTACGTATTGAAAGTTCGCTTACAGACTTTCGTGGACAACAATAAGCTAAGGGCGGACCTCTCAAGCACGGACGCGTCTCGGGTGGAGCTGCTTCTGATCCGTTATGAAGAGGTGCAGCTGCAGTTCAGGGACTTTATCAAGAACCGCCTCCGCTTCACGGGAGTGCTCCTCATAGCGGCGCCCTTGCTCGGATTGCTGGGGACCGTGCTCGGCATGCTCGATATGTTCAACGGCTTGTCGTTGAGGGCTGGCCACCAGACCACGCTGATCGTAGCGGAGGGGGTCAAGAAGTCATTAATTACTACGCAGACAGGGCTGACCATCGCGATCCCGGCCCTGTTCTTCGTCTATTGGGTTCGCCGCGTCGCCAATCGCCGCGAGCTCGAGTTGTTGGAGCACAAGGTAATCGCGACTGAAACTTTAACTACCGACAGCGATGCTTAA
- a CDS encoding ExbD/TolR family protein, with amino-acid sequence MLKELLRSSEDEKVDINLSPMIDCVFILLIFFILTTVFLQETGIEVDRPEASGSVPLEQDSILIGISSDERIFHGGREVSLSAVRPLVHRAMAAKRATVIIQADKNIGLDLFAKVYGEAKTAGAEVYFSTDHVENYQ; translated from the coding sequence ATGCTTAAAGAATTACTCCGTAGTAGCGAAGACGAGAAGGTGGATATCAACCTCTCGCCCATGATCGATTGTGTATTCATTTTACTGATCTTCTTCATCTTAACCACTGTGTTTTTGCAGGAAACGGGCATCGAAGTCGATCGGCCGGAGGCTTCCGGGTCTGTGCCGCTAGAGCAAGACAGCATCCTAATCGGCATCAGCTCCGACGAACGGATTTTCCATGGCGGGCGCGAAGTCAGCCTGTCGGCGGTGCGTCCACTTGTGCATCGGGCGATGGCGGCGAAGCGGGCGACCGTCATTATCCAAGCGGACAAGAACATTGGCCTGGACCTGTTCGCGAAGGTATACGGAGAGGCGAAGACAGCTGGGGCCGAGGTCTATTTTTCGACTGACCACGTTGAGAACTACCAGTAG
- a CDS encoding TonB family protein: MSFIDTEYRSTRMTVRAHLGAVVATAAVFAAIASTGVRLFKLEPKEERERPVYYLAPPKEFVETKTSVPETPSTIEPLSMNEVGLDSAPELNIKPIDVTISADISSEMTLNLEMGRAFRASAPQLSEFDDFTIFENQDVDERPEIRYAKKPSVPFSLRGEEVEVLVFYYVTAQGRTDSVSVLSSSSENPTYGEAAIDAIQGWRFKPAKKNKEPVACWIQQSIVFSKGSTSPFSL; the protein is encoded by the coding sequence ATGAGTTTTATCGATACAGAATACCGTTCAACCCGCATGACTGTCCGAGCGCATCTCGGGGCGGTGGTGGCGACGGCTGCTGTATTCGCTGCGATTGCCAGCACGGGGGTGCGCTTGTTCAAGCTCGAGCCCAAGGAGGAAAGGGAGCGTCCGGTTTACTACTTGGCTCCGCCCAAGGAATTCGTGGAAACGAAGACGTCCGTTCCAGAGACGCCGAGTACGATCGAACCGCTTTCCATGAACGAAGTTGGTTTGGATTCGGCCCCCGAGCTCAATATCAAGCCGATCGATGTTACGATCTCGGCCGACATCTCTTCGGAAATGACCTTAAATCTCGAGATGGGCCGGGCCTTTCGGGCGAGCGCTCCGCAGCTCAGCGAATTTGACGATTTCACCATCTTCGAGAACCAGGACGTCGACGAGCGTCCGGAGATACGTTATGCGAAGAAGCCGAGCGTTCCTTTCTCTCTGCGGGGGGAGGAGGTCGAGGTATTGGTGTTCTACTACGTAACGGCCCAAGGCCGTACCGACAGCGTGAGCGTGCTTTCGTCCAGCTCTGAAAACCCGACCTATGGAGAAGCGGCTATCGATGCGATCCAAGGTTGGCGTTTCAAGCCTGCCAAGAAGAACAAGGAACCCGTAGCTTGCTGGATTCAGCAGTCGATCGTTTTCAGTAAAGGCTCAACCAGCCCCTTTTCCCTATAG
- a CDS encoding tetratricopeptide repeat protein — MRNLLSAFFVLSLLGAAASQAQVGKPSLSRSDFDARVEEGYNSVLSPEPEVTVLERELLKKIYSLLDTDVQFAYTFLQDTLNSGNPVSGAFNHAMGNVYFKNGNYFQAETQYLAAIDKHPTFQRAWNALGLARYQQGDYEGAATALANSVRYGANDAMSYGILGFCHLQLGRYRSAETAYHYAMLFEPEQTDWAEGIAQVYNETARFEEAISVFDDLIRTDPSNNEFWLLKANAWLELGEPMKTARCIEIAKRIGDVDTDTLYLLGNLYLEAGIFNRAREVFISAAESSGELNEQDLIGAIRYLVFQEKHEFAEEIFQLLKGEGDDWSREDKKLYRFLKAEFAYFHGELDASEEAYASGLELEPFNGYALMKMASIKLNQGDVERSIVYFDRAAANPAFRYDALVSKAMALINNKQYRLALKPIEQALVERSDARLTQLHAQVQRVVESNELTAPR; from the coding sequence ATGCGAAACTTACTATCTGCCTTTTTCGTGCTTTCACTTTTGGGCGCCGCTGCCAGCCAAGCGCAAGTGGGCAAGCCGAGTCTCTCCCGATCCGATTTCGACGCTCGAGTGGAGGAAGGCTACAACTCAGTTTTAAGCCCGGAGCCAGAAGTGACGGTGCTTGAGCGGGAGCTGCTGAAGAAGATCTACAGTTTGTTGGATACGGATGTCCAGTTTGCCTACACCTTCCTGCAGGACACCTTGAATTCTGGAAACCCCGTTTCGGGAGCCTTTAACCACGCGATGGGCAACGTTTATTTCAAGAACGGAAACTACTTCCAGGCCGAAACGCAGTATTTGGCGGCCATCGACAAGCATCCGACTTTCCAGCGCGCTTGGAATGCTCTCGGTCTGGCTCGGTATCAGCAGGGCGACTACGAAGGCGCGGCCACGGCCCTTGCCAACAGCGTTCGCTACGGAGCCAACGATGCGATGAGCTACGGTATCCTCGGGTTTTGCCACTTGCAGCTGGGACGCTACCGCTCTGCCGAAACGGCATACCACTATGCCATGTTGTTCGAGCCTGAGCAGACCGACTGGGCGGAAGGCATCGCTCAGGTCTACAATGAGACGGCCCGCTTCGAGGAAGCGATATCTGTCTTCGACGACTTGATTCGCACGGATCCGAGCAATAACGAATTTTGGCTGCTCAAGGCCAACGCCTGGCTAGAGTTGGGCGAACCCATGAAGACGGCTCGTTGCATTGAAATTGCAAAGCGTATTGGCGATGTCGATACGGATACCTTGTACCTCTTGGGGAACCTTTATTTGGAGGCAGGCATATTCAACCGGGCTCGCGAAGTTTTCATTTCTGCAGCGGAGAGTTCCGGCGAGTTGAATGAGCAAGACCTGATCGGCGCGATTCGTTACCTCGTTTTCCAAGAGAAGCACGAATTTGCGGAAGAGATTTTTCAGTTGCTGAAAGGGGAGGGCGATGACTGGAGCCGGGAGGACAAGAAGCTCTACCGTTTCCTAAAAGCGGAATTCGCGTACTTCCATGGAGAGTTGGACGCCTCGGAGGAGGCTTACGCAAGCGGCCTAGAATTGGAGCCCTTCAATGGCTACGCCCTCATGAAAATGGCCAGTATCAAGCTGAACCAAGGCGATGTGGAGCGTTCTATCGTCTACTTCGACCGGGCGGCCGCCAATCCAGCGTTCCGCTACGACGCCTTGGTTTCCAAGGCCATGGCCCTGATCAACAACAAGCAGTATCGCCTCGCCTTGAAGCCCATCGAACAAGCTTTGGTTGAGAGGAGCGATGCTCGTTTGACGCAGCTGCACGCTCAGGTGCAGCGAGTGGTAGAGTCTAACGAACTGACGGCCCCTCGATAG